From a single Oreochromis niloticus isolate F11D_XX linkage group LG4, O_niloticus_UMD_NMBU, whole genome shotgun sequence genomic region:
- the rasd2a gene encoding GTP-binding protein Rhes has translation MTLGSVSLDTWGSNWVGEIVIASRRLETLERAQEMNTTEKFYLPVDGILEMLNSLTGHQQSSITHPDLQSTSLGPVLQHPKVSSIATGMGLVKKVKGCWRQQDTRIVVSRSSSSGNRQVSADRLPKRSVDLLELRLTKPRNCHRIVVLGAPRVGKTNILRRFMGKDFEESYEPTIEDFHRKLFHIGGEAYQVDLLDAASERDFPAKRRLSILTGDIFLLVFSLDDRESLSEACELLSEIKAAKAKLLKLKRPMRVPVIVCGNKGDLDSERVVRRLDVGKILGEDIPFFETSAKTGTGLDAMFRALASLGGLPHETSPSRHQVIPILTYRSLYVGQRGRRGSRTRVLSAPCAAVDPLARRPSFNSDLQLVLGSSTKHNKPEKCQIQ, from the exons ATGACACTCGGCTCTGTCTCGCTGGACACATGGGGAAGCAACTGGGTTGGTGAGATTGTGATTGCCTCTCGGCGACTGGAGACTCTTGAAAGAGCACAAGAGATGAACACAACAGAGAAGTTTTACCTTCCCGTTGATGGCATTCTCGAAATGTTGAACTCTCTCACCGGGCATCAACAATCAAGCATTACGCACCCAGATCTTCAGAGCACCTCACTCGGTCCAGTGCTCCAGCACCCCAAAGTCTCAAGCATAGCGACAGGCATGGGGCTCGTCAAAAAGGTTAAGGGGTGCTGGAGACAGCAGGATACGAGGATAGTTGTGAGTAGATCCTCAAGTTCTGGCAATCGGCAAGTGTCGGCTGATCGACTCCCGAAGAGGTCCGTGGACCTGCTGGAGTTGCGTTTGACTAAGCCCAGAAATTGTCATAGAATAGTTGTGCTTGGTGCACCCAGAGTGGGTAAAACGAACATCCTCCGGCGGTTCATGGGAAAAGACTTTGAGGAGAGCTATGAGCCCACAATCGAAGACTTCCACAGAAAGCTGTTCCACATAGGAGGAGAGGCATACCAGGTCGATCTTCTGGATGCGGCAAGTGAGAGGGACTTCCCTGCCAAACGCAGACTATCTATCCTGACAG GTGACATTTTTCTGCTCGTCTTCAGTTTGGATGACAGAGAATCTCTGAGTGAAGCCTGTGAGCTGCTCAGCGAAATCAAAGCTGCTAAGGCAAAGTTGCTGAAATTAAAACGGCCAATGAGAGTGCCGGTCATTGTATGCGGCAATAAAGGGGACTTAGACTCAGAGAGAGTCGTGAGACGGCTAGACGTGGGGAAAATCCTCGGCGAGGATATCCCATTCTTCGAAACCTCTGCTAAAACCGGTACCGGGCTGGACGCGATGTTCAGAGCCCTTGCCTCTCTGGGTGGACTACCTCACGAGACCAGTCCATCGCGACATCAGGTCATACCCATCCTCACCTACCGGTCGCTGTACGTCGGCCAGCGAGGCAGGAGGGGTAGCCGTACGCGGGTACTCTCTGCGCCCTGTGCCGCAGTGGACCCTCTGGCGCGCCGCCCGAGCTTCAACAGCGACCTGCAACTCGTGCTTGGATCAAGCACCAAACACAACAAACCCGAGAAGTGTCAGATTCAATGA
- the rsad1 gene encoding radical S-adenosyl methionine domain-containing protein 1, mitochondrial → MMTRTFTAVSRVFPPRLRHFSGGEVTKDVSECAASPQITEQASLYVHWPYCLRRCSYCNFNKYISKDNNDYIMTKCLQRETETLLRLSQVSCITSVFFGGGTPSLAHPSIFAAILETVSRQVNLSHEAEVTLEVNPTPAGKSRLEDYCRAGVNRFSIGVQSLQDEDLKSLGRDHDSHEALQTIEEARRLCPGRVSVDVMFGRPKQTVESWETELSELLRVCDDHVSLYQLTLERGTQLFKQVECGAVTMPSEDVTAEMYQRARKTLHQHGFQQYEVSNFARHNSVSHHNISYWKGNQYIGVGPGAHGRFVPLGEGGVVREARTQTLEPDVWIREVRQRGHGTRRRLPLGHLELLEEVLVMGMRMTEGINHKHWEMFSPQNGLDEVFGESIVIQELLQSGQLILDDRGLRCSWEGLALLDSILPALLVELERQISPKASRGPL, encoded by the exons ATGATGACACGCACATTTACTGCGGTCAGTCGTGTCTTCCCTCCCCGACTGCGGCACTTCTCGGGCGGAGAAGTAACCAAAGATGTGTCTGAATGTGCGGCATCTCCACAAATCACAGAACAGGCGTCTCTTTATGTGCAC TGGCCTTACTGTCTCAGGAGGTGCTCCTACTGCAATTTCAATAAGTACATATCCAAAGACAACAATGACTACATCATGACTAAGTGCCTTCAGAGGGAGACTGAGACACTGCTGCGACTCAGTCAAGTATCCTG CATCACCTCAGTGTTCTTTGGTGGTGGGACTCCAAGCCTGGCCCACCCCTCCATCTTTGCGGCGATCCTTGAGACTGTTTCCAGGCAGGTGAATCTCTCACATGAGGCCGAAGTCACCCTCGAGGTCAACCCCACTCCTGCGGGAAAGTCCAGGTTAGAGGACTACTGCCGTGCCGGCGTGAACCGATTTTCCATCGGTGTCCAG TCTTTGCAGGATGAGGACTTGAAAAGTCTGGGAAGAGACCACGACTCTCACGAGGCTTTGCAGACTATCGAAGAGGCCAGGAGGCTGTGCCCTGGTCGGGTGTCGGTGGATGTCATGTTCGGACGTCCCAAACAAACCGTTGAATCCTGGGAAACAGAGTTGTCTGAGCTGCTAAGGGTGTGTGATGATCACGTGTCTCTGTACCAGCTGACCCTGGAGCGAGGCACTCAGCTGTTTAAACAGGTTGAGTGCGGTGCAGTGACGATGCCCTCCGAGGATGTGACAGCGGAAATGTACCAGCGTGCAAGGAAGACTCTGCACCAGCATGGCTTTCAACAGTACGAGGTGTCGAATTTTGCAAGACAT AACTCAGTGAGTCATCACAATATAAGCTACTGGAAAGGAAACCAATACATCGGTGTCGGCCCAG GAGCACATGGGCGGTTTGTTCCTCTGGGGGAGGGAGGTGTTGTTCGAGAGGCCCGGACCCAGACTCTGGAGCCTGACGTGTGGATCCGTGAAGTGCGGCAGAGGGGACACGGGACGCGGAGGCGGCTTCCGCTTGGCCATCTTGAATT ATTGGAGGAGGTGTTGGTGATGGGAATGAGAATGACTGAGGGCATTAATCACAAG CACTGGGAGATGTTCAGCCCACAAAATGGCCTTGATGAAGTTTTTGGTGAATCCATTGTCATCCAAGAGTTGCTACAGAGCGGACAGCTGATTCTTGATGACAG GGGTCTGAGGTGCTCCTGGGAAGGACTGGCCTTACTGGACAGCATCCTTCCAGCTCTCCTGGTGGAGCTGGAGAGACAAATTTCCCCTAAAGCCTCACGGGGACCACTCTGA